The following DNA comes from Thermithiobacillus tepidarius DSM 3134.
ATCCCTAGGGTCTGTTCTCAATCAAGCGAAAAGCGTTATGCCATATGCAACCGAGGGGCTCTGTTGAATTTCAAGTGGGTTGCCGGGCATGAGGGTTGATCACTGCGAAGTCGAGCTTGCCGGCGATCAGGAAGATGACGGTTCTGATAGTGGTGAAGCGGGTGAAGCCGCGAGCGCGGCGCTTGGCGGACTGAAACAGGCCGTTGAGCGCTTCGAGGAAGCCGTTGGTCTGGCGGGTCTGGGCCCAGGCGACGATGCCCTCGAGGTGGCGACGGACCATGGCGGCGACCTCCTTCATGGGTTCGACCTTGGAACGCATGACGCAGGTGCACCAGTGCTTGAGCA
Coding sequences within:
- a CDS encoding transposase, encoding LKHWCTCVMRSKVEPMKEVAAMVRRHLEGIVAWAQTRQTNGFLEALNGLFQSAKRRARGFTRFTTIRTVIFLIAGKLDFAVINPHARQPT